The nucleotide sequence CCCTGTCCTTCGCCGACGACGCGGCCGATGCCTGCGGCGAGGATCGATTCGCCCTGCTCCTCATCGACGGCGAGAGCGAGGTGGCGATGCGGCTCGGACCGTTCCCCGAGGAGGATGTCGTGGCGGTGTGGCGCGACATCTCGGCCAAGGGTGGCCTGACCCGCATGCTCCTGCGCGAGGACGGCGACATCGTCCCGGTCTCGCAGCAGCTCGGCCCGGTCGTGCTCGGCAAGGGCCGCCAGCGGCGGCGCCACGCCGCGCTCAGTGGACGCCGCCCGCGCTTCCTCGTGCGGCGCAAGACCGCCCGCCTCCCGGCCCGGCCCTGCATTCACCGGGGCGAGAGCGAGATCATTTCGCGCGGCTGAGGCGCTGTCCCGCTCCAGCTATGTCTACAGCCGGCTTCGTCAGCCCTTGTCGAGCGGACCGTCCGGAGCGCGGTCGGCCGGGGCACCGTTGTAGCCCTCGAACCATTCTGTGCGCTCGGGAGAGTTCGGCGGATAGGGGCATGCGTCGCGCGGGCGTCCCTGGCTGCGGGCACGAGCGCCTTCCGCGATCGGATCGGCGGGGGGTCGGTGCGGATCTGTCTCACTCATGCGACCGGATATGGCGCGCGGGCAGGGCTCCGCCACGGCCGGATCAGCGCAGACCCTGCCACAGCGCGTCGGCGGCCAGCCCTGCGAATAGGATGAGGCCCGCGTCGCGGTTCGAGCGGAACAGTGCCAGGGCGCGCGCGCCGTCGCGCTCGGAGAGCTGCATGACCTGCCGGGCGAGATGGGTGGCGAACAGTCCGAGCCCGAGCCAGCTCAAAGGCCCGGCCCCGGCGCCGACCAGCGCCGGCACGAACAGGACGACGGTGCCCGCGTAGCAGAGCCCGACCGCGCGGCGCAGCCCCGCCCCGAACAGCCGGGCCGAGGAGTGGATGCCGACGATCTCGTCGTCCTCGATGTCCTGGACCGCGTAGATCGTGTCGTAGCCGACGATCCAGAGGATCGTGCCCGCGTAGAGCCATAGGGCCGGCGCGTCGAGGCGGCCGAACACGGCGACCCAGCCCATCAGCGCGCCCCAGCCGAAGGCGAGGCCGAGCACCGCCTGCGGCATCGGCATCACTCGCTTCATGAACGGGTAGATCGCCACCGGCGCCAGCGAGAGCACGCCGACGAGGATCGCGGTCGCATTGAATTGCAGCAGCACCGCAAGGCCGACCAGCGCCTGCGCCACGAGGAAGGCGGCGGCTTGGCGCGTCGTCACCTGCCCCGAGGGCAGCGGGCGCGAGCGGGTGCGCTCGACCTGCGCATCGAACTTGCGGTCAGCAATGTCGTTGTAGGTCGAGCCGGCGCCGCGCATCGCCACGGCGCCGATGAGGAACAGCACGAGGTGGCCGGGATGGGGTCCGGGATTGCCGGCGGCGATGGCAGCGAGCGCCGCCGACCA is from Methylorubrum sp. B1-46 and encodes:
- a CDS encoding Rmf/CrpP family protein, encoding MSETDPHRPPADPIAEGARARSQGRPRDACPYPPNSPERTEWFEGYNGAPADRAPDGPLDKG
- a CDS encoding DUF6101 family protein, with amino-acid sequence MMTFEIANLNCRPGCDEANTQSIEAPVMLLPALGATYGSGKLAGVALSFADDAADACGEDRFALLLIDGESEVAMRLGPFPEEDVVAVWRDISAKGGLTRMLLREDGDIVPVSQQLGPVVLGKGRQRRRHAALSGRRPRFLVRRKTARLPARPCIHRGESEIISRG
- the ubiA gene encoding 4-hydroxybenzoate octaprenyltransferase; this translates as MPSPSEPGSGRVADAVAGHWADRLAPAAARPYLRLARIERPIGWWLLLLPCWWSAALAAIAAGNPGPHPGHLVLFLIGAVAMRGAGSTYNDIADRKFDAQVERTRSRPLPSGQVTTRQAAAFLVAQALVGLAVLLQFNATAILVGVLSLAPVAIYPFMKRVMPMPQAVLGLAFGWGALMGWVAVFGRLDAPALWLYAGTILWIVGYDTIYAVQDIEDDEIVGIHSSARLFGAGLRRAVGLCYAGTVVLFVPALVGAGAGPLSWLGLGLFATHLARQVMQLSERDGARALALFRSNRDAGLILFAGLAADALWQGLR